In Flavobacterium sp. GSB-24, the genomic window ATTCCCAGAAAAAAAACGGGGGAGTCGTTATCAGAGACTAGGGGCAGACTGCTGTTTGAAAGGAGCTCGCTGAAATGTGTTGTTTTTTTGGCAAGTTCAGCCTGGCGCTCATATATTTCGGCAGAGAGATGTATTTCGCACGATGCGATTGCAGCGGCAACTGATGCAGGTTCAAGCTGAGCTGAGAAGGTAAGGGGACCGCCAAAAGTTTTAATCTTTTCACGTAATTTACGATCGGTGCAGAAAAATGTGGCACCACTTGCACCAAATGTCTTGCTCAGCGTGCTGACAACTACAATATTTTCTTGCAACGTTCCAATAGTATCAAAGATAAAACCTGTCCCATTTTTTCCTTTCCAGCTCATTCCATGGACATCATCAAAATAGAGATGGAGTTGCGGATACTTTCTGGCAAGGTTCAACAGCTCCTGTACCGGCGCATAATCGCCGTACATTGAATAAACACCATCCGCCATGTACCAGATTTTCCCTGATTTGCGGTGCATCATTCGAATTTTGTCCTCCAACATTTCGAGGTTATTATGGCGTATCATCTCCACTGGTATTCCCCTAAGCTTAAGAACCTGACAGGCATTCTGCACACTCCAATGCGCCTGATGGTCTATAATTACGGCATCTTCATCTCTTATCAGAGTTGGGATGATTGCCATATGTCCTAGGGTACTGTTCTTAGTTATGATTGGCGGTATACTGTACATCTGCTCAATCTTGCTTTCCAGTTCAGCATATAAGGGATGGGAAAGATAAGTTTTAGAAAGCGGGAACTGAGTTCCATAATTAGTAATGGCGCTTATTGCGGCCTCTTTCAGTCTTTTATCCTGTTCCAGTCCAAGATATCCTGTAGTTCCGAAATGGAGCATTTCGCTTCCGTTAATTTTTATGCTTCGCCCATTAAGATATTCACCTTCAGCGTAAAGGTGTAATATGCCTTTTTCTCTTGCATTTGAAAAAACGGTGTCAACTGTATCAATAAAATTGTTGTGCTTTATTTTTGCCATTTTCTATAAGGTTTTTAAGTTTTACAATCATTATTTTTTAAATATCTGAAAAACAGACATCTAAAATTCCTTATAAAAATTGAAAGTACTTTTATTTACAGATATTTTACTCCCAATTTGGCAAGGGTAATTCCCGATTTAACAACAAATCAGTGTGTTTTGCAAGAAATAATCCACAATTGACAATTACAATGTTTCTTAATCTTTATATTTTTGTTAAATTACAACCCTTTATTTAAAAACTGATAGGACATGATTGCGGCACATGAATCTTATGAGAATCGAAATGCGAGATTTTGGATTGAAAAGGGAATTCTTTTTTTCGAATACAAGCCCAATACTGCAATTGATTTAGAAGTAGCTATGCGTGTTGTAGCTGACAGGATCGCATTTCAAAATGAGAGACAATTACCAGTGTTTTGTGATACTAGGGGCATAGTCTCGATTGACAAAGCAGCCAGAGACTATCTGGCTAAATCCGGATCTCTGCTTGCAAAAGCAGTTGCATTGATTGGCAGTGAAAACGTTTCAATGACGATGAGCACTTTTTATCTGGAAATCAACAAGCCCTCTGTACCTACCCGAATCTTTACTGTTGAGCAGGAGGCAATGGATTATCTTAAAAGTTTTCTATAGAAACAGATCTAACTAGGCAGAAGTAAATATATAAAATCAGGACCGATGAAGAGACCCCACAATCGCCAGCGGCTAATATCCATGCACAAGATGTTATTTGAGATAGCACGGGGCAACTTCAATGGTCATATTCCCCTTAGCAGTTATGACGACGAAATTGAAACTCTGGTGGTTCTTGTAAACATGGTTGCAGAAGAACTTAAAGAGTCTGCCTTTCATTCCGGTTTTGTAAATCCCTATGTTACTCATAGGATGGTAACACCTGCAACTTTTATTTTAGATGAAAATCATTCTATAAAAAATGTAAATCAAGGCGCCTTGGAAATTTTGGGTTATAATGCAACAGAAATGCTAAGACGCCCGATACAGGATTTCTTAAGCGATGACTTCAGCAGTATGTCTGACATTGAGAGAAAAGAACTGGAAGAGATGCTTTTATCGGGTGAAATCATTACACTGAATTTTATAACACTCAAAAAGCTGATTGTAACTGCCGAGTGTTCGGTATCGAGATTATCGGATGGTAAGTTTACCGTACTTAGTTTTGTGGCTCCCTTTCTCAAGGTTAATGAAGCTGCTTCTGAAGCATTTGAAATTAATTTAAGCAGGCATTCTAATTTCAAACAAACTGATGCGCGCCTTATACAGCGGGTTTATGATTATGTACTGGCGAATTTGACTGAACCATTACCATCTGTTAAGGAACTGGCAAGACAGTTCGGTACAAATGATTTTAAACTCAAAGACGGATTTAGGCATTTTTTCCATACAAGCGTCTACAAGTTTTATACAGAGCAGCGTCTAAAAAGGGCTTACCTTATGATAGAGCAGACCGATATTCCGCTGAAGAATATTTCCTTTATGAATGGTTTTAACAGCTATCCTAATTTTTCTAAATCATTCAAGAAGCAGTTTGGATTTTCTCCTAAAGAACTCGGCAGAGGTAAAGCCGGTGGTTTTTTGCCATTGGATCACTTTAATCCTTCATAATTAATTTTTGATCCCGATAGTATAAGTGTTATGGTTTTGGAATTCAGAATTTTACATTGTTGAATTCAAATCGACTACTTATGATACTGAATACGAAAATCGGATTGAAAAAAAAATTTGTAGAGATAATTTGCCTGCTGTATCTATTATTGTTTGCATATGCAGCCACAAATAAAGCCGTGGATTTCGAAAAGTTCCAGGTGGAGCTTGGGCAGTCTCCTTTATTGAGCGCGTTTGCAGACTGGATTTCTTGGACGGTACTAATTGTGGAGTTTCTAATAGTTTTTTTTCTGTTAATTACCAAGACAAGAATGAAAGCATTATATGCTGGATTTTGCTTGATGGCAATGTTTACTGCATACATTTTTATAATGTTAAATTATAGTTCATTTCTTCCATGTTCCTGTGGTGGGATACTGGAGAAAATGAGTTGGCAGCAACATTTGTTCTTCAATGTTTTCTTTTTGATAATAGGGGGCATAGCACTTTCATTACATAATAGCTTTGTAAAAGATAAAAGCAATTTCATTGAATTCTACAATATTAAGTTAGTTTTAGTTGCTTTAGCAAACAGTGTCATTGTTCTAATTTTATTTCTGTCTTCAGAGCAAATAATGCAGCGCCAAAACCCCTTTATTCGGCGTTATCCACATCATCCTATTACATTAAAACATACAGTGGATTTAAAATACAATTCTTATTATTTTGCAGGATCGGGAAACAGTCAAGTATATTTAGGAAATTCAACAGTGCCGTTATATTTATTATCTATGAATTTCAAACTCCAACAGCAAAAGATACATGTAAAATTAGATCGGGACAGTTTTACTTTTAAATCGATCAGGCTAGCTGTTCGTCCTCCTTTCTTTTATGTAATTGATGGTAAAACCCGAGTGATTTTTAGAGGTCATATAAGTGATTGGAAGGCTAGATTACAAAAGCCTAAATCGCCATACTTCAATATCGCCATACCGATTGATAGTGGTACAATTGCATTTAGGGGAATCAGCAACAATACTAATATATTAGGTTTTTTCACGACAGGAGAGAAAGCCAAGACAAATATGGCGCCACAGTTATTGCAAAAGCAAATTGATGGCATTTTCGATACGGATGGTATGTTACATTACAGTACAGAGCTGAAAAGAATTGTATACATATACAGCTATAGAAATGAATATATAGTGGCAGATCAAAACGGGGTATTGGACTATCGAGGAAACACAATTGATACCGTTTCACATGCACAAATTAAAGTAGCATATCTCAAAAACAAAACAGAACGTACAATGGGAATTCCAACCATTAGTGTAAATGCTGCTAGCAGCATCTGCGGTCATCTTCTTTTTGTGAATTCCAATGTTCCAGGTCGATATGAAAAAAGAAAAGTCTGGGATCAGGCATCTGTTATTGATGTATATGATCTAATTAAAAAGACATACCTGTTTAGTTTCCATATTTATGGAATTGATGGAAAAAAAATTAGGAATTTCTTGGTTACTCCAGACTATATATATGCTCTTATTGATACCAAATTAGTGATGTATAAAGTAAACAATAAATTAAAAAATGAGATGACAAATATACCTGAAGAAGGATGATGATACACTTAAAAATATACTAGCGCATGTATCAGGAATCAGATCGAACACCTGTAGAAAAAAGTAGATCACATTAATTTTTAAAATTTAATATTATGAAAACAATTGTAAAAAAAGCTGTGCCGATGGCCATTTTTGTACTTGGAATTTCTGGAGCATTTTTCACTTCATCGATGCAGAGTGCAGAGAAAGCAGATGATATCATATTAGGATATCGAGATACACCTCAAAATCCATGTAGTATGCCTATTACCTGTTCAGATCAGGAAAATGAGGTTTGTCGTGTTTCTTATCTTCCTGCCGGAGAGCAGGTATTTGCAAAGGATGAACAAAGTCAAACCACTTGTTCAGAAGTAGTATATCGTCCTTAATAATTAATTATTTTAGGAATGTATATTATAGGAATGTAATGCAGTTCTTTTGGAACTGCATTACTATTTTATACATTATTGCAAGCCATCTTTTATCCATGATGCAGGAGGTAAATCTTTTAGTTTATAGTCAAACCAATCATGTATTCGCATCGATAAGTCTTTCTGATTTAAAGGTTTTAAAATAGTATGTCCTTCTTTTGGATAAACTAACATAATATGCTCTTTATTTAATCGATGCAGAGCCAAATAAAGTGCTGCACTTTGATTCCAGTTCATTTGTTTATCGCTTTCTCCTGTCCAGGAAAGAAGTGGGGTTGTTATGTTTTCTGCATGTTCAATGGGTGAATTGCTATTATAACCTTCACGGTCATCAAACAATGATTTTCCCATACGCCACTGCTGATTTTCAAAACGCCATATATTAGATCTGCCTGTAGCTCCAACTGTAAGATAGAAATTTTTCAGGTCTGAAGCGCCACTTCCTGAAACAGCAGCTGCATATAGATCAGTTTGTGTAATAATAAAATTCGTTTCATATCCGCCAAAAGAATGTCCGATAAGACCAATTTTATCAGGTAGCACTTTTTCTTTTTCTATCATTTCTTTTGTTGCAGAGACAACACAATCGGCTGCGGATAATCCAGGTTCCCCTATTTGATATGAGATATCGGGCAGAAGAACAAAATAACCTTGAGTAGTAAAAGTCGTTATATTAAATCCTCTATCTTCTAATTCAGAAGGCGCAATATATTTATAAAAATCGTTTGATAATTTTTCATAAATGTAAACAATCATGGGATACTCCTTCTGACTATTATATTGTGCTGGATAATATATGATGCCACTCAGCGAATCTCCTTTTGTATTTTTATAGTGGATTAGTTTTGCTTTTCCCCAATAAAATTCTTCCTGCTGTGGATTACTTTGCACTAAAAGTTTTGAAGAATCATTAGATTGATTTTTAATCATCAATCTGGGTGAAACGTCATATCTCTGTTCTAAATAAACAAATGTAGTTCCGTCGGCCGACTGAGTAAATTGATTGAGAAGCGTTGATGTTGAATATACAAGATTTTTATTTAATTTTGGTGACCATTTATAAAAGCCGGAATATCCCCTCACACTGCTCGCTTCTAATAATAACCCTTTGTTAAGATCGACTGAATCAAATATTATCCCATCATAGTTCGATCTTGCAGGAAGAACTAAAGAGTAACCTGCTAACCTGAATTTTGTTTGTGTTTCTCTACCAGATGTCAATCTTCGAGCAGAAGATCCATCCGTGTTAATCGCCCAAATATCATATTTGTCACATAACAGGATTTCTTTGCCATCCATTGTCCAGAAAATGCTAGAATCAACATCTGAATTATTTGGATACTGTTTTTCATTATGAAAAAAAGAAGATTTCAGATTTTTGGTGATATTGGTATGCGACTTTTTTGAAATGTCATAAATCCACCAGTTTTTTTGTTCAAAATAAGCAATGTATTTGCCGTTTGGCGAGGCTGTTGTACGTAACATATTGCCGGAATGTTGCTTCAGTAACACTTCACTTTTTCCAGAAGATAAATCCATAATATAAAAATCTCGCTGACTCTCATAATCATACTGAGGCTCGTATTGCTTTTTATTGGAAAGTATGGCATAACGCTGATCCCCCGTCAGCATAATTTGAGGTAGAGTATCATTGGAAAGAAGTCTTGTATTATCTTTGAAAGGCTCCCATAGGGCAAGGTAAGTTTGTTCAGACTGCTTTCTTTTTTCTTCCAGAGGATAAATCCATTTAGCATTTCCGTTCCATAATTGTACTTCAGAGCTTACTTTAGTTGTTTGTAGTTTTGTTTTTCGCTTTACAGAAAAAAAGACCTTTTGCATGTCGTCTGATATCTTTAGTTTGTGGCTTTTATCAGTGATAGACAATGAATCTCCCAGTTCATGCTGTACATCAATATCAAGTTTGTAAATTTTATTGCCGTGTAAGTCATAATAAAAAACCATTTTGCTTTCTGATGGATTTAAAGGCATTTCCATAAAAGCAACTGATTTTCCTTTTGGATGCCAAGCCAGATTATCAAACGAACCTGAACTGTTACCTAAAATTGTTCTTTTGTTTTTTTTAGAAAAATCTAAAAGTGTAATTGTATGCTTTGTATCTGCTTTTGAAGTGTATAATACCATTTGCAACGCGGGATCCATCATAAAGTTATCAACTGATGCAATCTGCTCTTTGCCAGTACCATCCAGTTTACGAATAAGCAATGTTCTTTGGTTTTCATTTTGACTCAAAAGAAGCAATAGTTTTCCTGTATTAGGCGAATAGTCATATTGTATCGCATTTTTAATTATTTCTTTTAAACCTGTTTTGAGATTTACAAGTTGCACTTCCTTAGCAGTTTGAAAAATAAACCAATCAAAATTTACAAAACGACCATTAGTTCCGGCTGGGAAGCTCTTTGTTAGCATTGATTTGGTATTTTTCAGAAATAAAGTATCAGTACCATTTTCGTATGATAAAGTATAACTGACCCATCTTCCGTTTTCGTTTAATTCATTCAGATTTAATTGGCCCCATTTAGAATAATCATTTACATTCAACACTTTTTTTTGCAATCCCTGTCCCCAGAAGGGATAGGCGGCTAATTGCAAAATAAAAACTAAAAATAAAGATGCCTTTCGGCGGGGTAATATATTGTTTATATAAAAGTCTTTTTTCATTGTGTCTAGTATTCAATTGCTAATCTGGGTTTAATCTATAAATTGGGGTTTACGATAAATTCACTTTCTGGAATTGGCAATGAACGATCAGCGTTGTCCCAACCAGGTTTTACAGATAAAACCGCATCGACATTATTGGTACGTTTGAGATCGAAAAAGCGGTGACCATATTCCGTAAAAAGTTCTTTTCGTCTTTCTTCAATTATAGTCTGCATAAATTCTTCCTTTGTATTGACAGCAGAATTAGAAAGACCTGCACGTTTTCTGATTTTATTCAGGTCTTCTCTGGCTCCTTGATAATTTTTAAGTTGTGTATTTGCTTCTGCACGAATAAGATATTGTTCAGTTAAGCGTAGGATGATAGAATATTCCTTTGCCGCTGAAGTATTTTTAGATTCTTTATATTTAGAGGCGTAATACCAGGTTTTGCCTGCAGTAGTAATTGCTGTTGTCCAATTTGTTTTGCGAAGGTCGTTTGCTGTAAACGAATTCATTAGAGATTCACTCATAGCTACCATTGGAGGCGGACCTGAAGTGAATGTAAACAGAATAGCTTCATCTGTGTTTTTTCCCGCTATCGAAGGCATAAACTGCCAAATGGCCTCTGTTGAGCCTTTTAAAAATACCTTGCCTATTGTTTCCTCAAAAAGATAAAGTGAATTATTATCTATTACTTCACTACTCATTTTAACAGCATCATTCCATCTACCTGTATATAAATAGACTCTGGCAAGCAATGCCTTTGCCACAAATGAATTGACACGAACTCTTTCTGAGCTTAAATAAGAGGAGGGAAGAAGCTGTTCAGCATTTTTTAGATCATTTATGATATGAATGTAAACCTGATCGATCGGTAAACGTTTTACAGTACTATTCAGCTTGTAGTCGGTCGTTTCGATATAAGGGATGTCTCCAAAAAGCTGTGTAAGATAAAAATGAAGCAAACCGCGAATACAAAATGCTTCTCCTTGTAATTGAGCTTTCTCTGTAGTACTAAAATCAGATACAGCTATACCTTCTAATACTGAATTAACAGCGTAAATTTGATTGTATGCATTATTCCACATTGTACTTACAGTAGTGTTAGAAGGCAAAACAGAATTACTATAAAACGCAAAAGCAGGATTGGTAGATGTACCATAAAAAGTAAGTTCGTCTGTATAATAACCCAGTTGATTGGAAATACCAGAAACTGTTCCGGTAAGAAGACCTTTGTCGCGAATTTTGGCATAAATATCAGCCATTGCTGCATTGGCTGTTGTGTAATTCTGGAAAACGGCAGTATTGGTTAATTGCGATTTTGGAAGATCTACTTCGACAAATGAATCACAGGAGTAAAGCATTAAAATAAGTATATAAAAATTTATTTTAGAGGCTATTTTAAGTTGTGCTATGTTTTTTGTTGCTATTGTTTTCATGTTTTATCAATTAAAAAGTGAGTTGGATTCCGGCAGTAATTACTTTTAATGGGGGTAAAAATCCAATGGTACTTTCTGGGTCTCCATCCTCATAAGGCGTAAAAGTCAAGAGGTTTTGGCCATTTATTGTAAACAGACACTGTAACTCTTTCGATTTTAAAGGAAGATTATAACTTATTGCTATAGTTTTTAAACGAATAAAAGAAGCATCAGTAGCAACTGCATCACTGGTACTATAAAGGGATTGTGCCGTCAATGCAACAGCATTGTATCCGGCAGTGTGCATTTGATAAGGGCTTGTATCTCCCTGTTGCTGCCAACTGTTCACGAACCTATTTGGATGATTGATCATTCCTGCAACTCCGGCGTAACTTTCACGCTGTTGTTTAACAAACTGAAAAAGAAAATCCAATTTCCAGTTCTTGTAACTCAGTTGGTTTTGAAACCCTCCAAAAAAATCAGGATTAAGATTTATGACAGTTTGTTTGTCATCTGGAGAAGAAATCTTTCCATCGTTATTTTCATCTTTAAACTGGTAAATTCCAGTTACGGGATCAAGCCCTGTGTATTTATAACGCAGTAAAATGCTGAGTGGTTCACCAATTCGGTAAGTGTTTTTATAGCTGGAACTGGCTAAGTTTGGAAACGATACTAGATTATTTTTAGAAAAGGAAACATTGAAATTACTGGTCCAGTTAAAATTTTTATTCGAATAATTAACGGTGCGTAATGTGAACTCCAATCCTGTATTCTGCACTGTAGCATCTAAATTGGCCTGCAGTTGTGTAAATCCAGTTGCTCCGGGAAGCGGAATACCAACCAATTGATTTGAAGAACGATTCTGATACCATGCCCCAGTAATAAAAATTTTATCTGCTAAAAAGCCTAATTCCAAAGCAGCTTCCAATTTTTTATTGACTTCCCAGCCAAAATCAGCATTAAAGAGACGGGTTGGCTGAAGCCCTATTATGTTTTGATAATTGACTCCCGAGGAGTTATAGGTGTTCAAGAACTGATAATCTCCAATCTGATCATTACCAGTTATCCCGTAACTACTGCGAATTTTTCCAAAACTCAGCCAGGAACTGTTTTTAAGAAAGTTCTCATTAGAAAAAAGCCATGCTAGACCAACAGCGCCAAAATTCGCAAATTGATTTCCGGGACCAAAACGGCTTGATCCATCACGTCTTGCGGTCAGGTTCACAATATATAGGTCATTCCAGTTGTAATTGATTCTGCCAAAGAATGCCTGATATTTATAAATGGTTTCATCACTCATTTGAACCTGACGGTTAGCTGCTGAGGCCAAATCATAAATAAGAGCATTGGAGCTAAAACCAGATCCCGATTGAAATAAGCGCGAAGCGTTCCTTTGCTGAAAAGTACTTCCTAAAAGAATTCCAAGTTTTCCCTTACCTAATTCTTTTTCCCAGTTTAATTGTGGTTCGATAATCCATGAGCTTCGTTTGCTGTTATTGAGATATAAAGTTGAATTGGCACTTGTTATTCCAAAAGAAGGATTATAAATCGTGGAAGGGTTCGTACGGCTTTCCACATGCTGTAAATCTGTATAGCCAAAGTTGCTTTTGAGAATCAAATTTGGAATTATTTCATAAGATAGAACCGTGTTGGCTACAAGATCTTTTGTGGTGGATTTATTCTCGGCCTGCTGGTTGGCCAAAGGATTGTTCCATGTTCCGTTTTCCCAATTAAGATTTCCTGAGGAATCGTATAGGGCTGGGGCATTTGGCGCGAGTGTTGTAGATGTTGCAGTCAGATCAAATGCTGGTTGGTCATTATTTTGTATGGTGTATCCGGCAGAAAATACAAGGCGAAACTTGTTATCTTTAGACTTATGGTTCAAATTCACGTGCGAGTTTCCCTTTTTATATAAAAAATCCCCCGGAAATACGGTCGATTGTGTGTAATAGCTTCCGCTAAATAGAAATTGCGTGTACTGGGATCCTCCACTAATATTTCCGCGCAGTTCGTTTATTAATGATGTACCGCCGATAAGTTCCTTTTGCCAATGAGTATACCGATTTTGATCCCATGTTCCGTTGATGTCATAATCTCCTGCAGGGTAGTTAGCTATTCCATCATTGCGAAAAGCCTGACGCCGCATGTCTAGATATTGGTCTGTGGTCATTAATTTCATAAAACGGGTAACTGAACCTGCTCCGGTTGAGGCACTAAAATCAAACTTAGTCTTTCCCTCTTTTCCTTTTTTGGTCGTTATAAGTACAACTCCATTGGCACCGCGAGAGCCATAAATTGCAGTTGCATCAGCATCCTTAAGCACTTCAATACTTTCAATTGTGTTGGGGTCGATACTGTTTAATGGACTTGTTACAGTTGGAAAAACTGTTGAGGTCTGTGTATAACCGATAGCATCCGAAGCATAAGGTACGCCATTAATGATGTATAAAGGAGCATTGGCATCTGTTCTTATGCTATTTCTTCCTCTGATCTGAATGTCAAATCCACCTCCTGGAACACCAGTATTTTGTGTAATGTTCACACCCGCCATTCGGCCCTGCATAGTAGCAAGCACGTTGGTCACAGGCTGTGTCTCGATATCTTTGGAGGTAATACGGGATATATTACCTGTTCGTTCACTTTCTTTGACTGAATAATATCCGGCATTCACTTTTACTTCCTTAAGGGTAGTAGAATCATAGAAAAGTATAATGTTTACAACTGAGCGTCCTTGAATAGGAACAAGCATTGTTTTAAAACCAATATAAGATACTACAAGTGTGTCATTAGGAGAGGAGGTGAGTGAAAACTGACCACTATAATCGGAGATTACGGCATTATTTTTTTTGTTTTTAATAGCAATGGTTACACCGGGCAGGGGATTAGTACCGTCTGTGACAGTGCCTTGAACCATATGCTGTTGGGAAAGTGAATTGCCTTGCCGAGAGATATTTTTGGCAGACATTGGTGAAAAAGACATAAGAAAACCTATAAAAATTAGGCAATAACAAGCTCTTCCACCCATGGAAAATGAAAAAATATTCATAATTTTGGGATTGGTTAGTTAAATATGATTTGATTGGCTACGGTCCTCTATACAAGTTTGTCGCTGGTAGAGGGCCATTTTTATGTATTAAGTAAACGGCTTAATAGCATAAGAAGAATTGTTTAATACACCGGAATAAAGTTTTAAAGAGTTCGACTTTAAATGCGAAAGCTTAAATATTAAGAAGTACTGCTAAGAATAATAAGAGAGTTTAAGGCATAAAAAAGGCGCGGAACTCAGCTTATCGTATCAAAGGCACTGGCGGCACCCAACCACAAATAAGTGAGCCCACGCCAATAAGACGTGAGCATCTTACTTATCCTCTCGTGGTATGTAAAACGCCAGTTTTTTGATACGAGATTCAAAGCGAATGCTTCAATTTTTTTTATGAAGAATCGCAAATTTAATAAATGATTATGTATTATTTAAAATAAATAATCAAATCTTATCCAAAGATAAAAAATATTTTTTGTAATCCAAGTGGTTTACAGAATATTATGAAAATTTACCAAAATTGCAGTATGGCAGAATTAACAAAAGAAGATACTATACTACAAAAAAAAATTGCAGAAAGAATACAGTTTTTACGTCTAAAAACTGGTCTTTCGCAAACAGATTTTGCTCAAAAACATCACATCGATAGGCAGGTAATCAATAGATGGGAAAGCATAAACAATAAAAGAGGTGTTACAATATATTCAATTCAAAAATTTTGTAAAATGTTAGATATAACATTGAAAGATTTTTTTGATGATGAAAGATTTAAAAAAGATGCTTAAGCATCTTTTTTTATTTAGTTGAATTATAAAAACACGTATTTATACGGGGTCTATATATCTGTTAAAAAACTAATTTGCATTATGAGGCTATTATGGAAAACCGTAAAAGAAAAGGAGAGTGGTTCCGTAAGTTTGATGTTTAAACTTATAAATGATATACATGTATCTGAAATCATATGTCAGTAATCCATTTATGGCAAGAATAATATTAAGGTGCATTAAAAACAACCAAAACCATTAACCATGAGAGACAAAAATTATTCGGCCTTCTACGTAAGTGAGCCATTTGACGAGTGTAGCCTTGGAGCACACGCAACAAAAGACTTTGTTTATTATAATATGCTAAGGGCTTGGAAAGGAAATGATTCATCTTTTCCTTTTAAAAATGCGCATGATACAACTTATAGTGTAAGAGATAGCAGTGACTGGGAGACAACATTAAAACCGCGAATTCGAGAACGAATAAGAAACTCAAAAAACATTATTCTATTTTTAAGTTCATTAACGAAAAGTTCTCGTGCTATAAGAGAAGAAATAGACTATGCAATAAATTCGCAGAAATTGCCTATCATAGTTGTTTATACAGATTTCACTGAGAAGAGTGATATAATTAATTGCAACCAGAACGTTCTAAATAAAAGGATAACTGATTTATGGGACAACTTACCCATATTTAGAGATTCCATGAAAGCCATTCCAACCATGCATATACCGAATAAAAAAGATCTAATAAAAGCGGCTCT contains:
- a CDS encoding SusC/RagA family TonB-linked outer membrane protein, whose amino-acid sequence is MSFSPMSAKNISRQGNSLSQQHMVQGTVTDGTNPLPGVTIAIKNKKNNAVISDYSGQFSLTSSPNDTLVVSYIGFKTMLVPIQGRSVVNIILFYDSTTLKEVKVNAGYYSVKESERTGNISRITSKDIETQPVTNVLATMQGRMAGVNITQNTGVPGGGFDIQIRGRNSIRTDANAPLYIINGVPYASDAIGYTQTSTVFPTVTSPLNSIDPNTIESIEVLKDADATAIYGSRGANGVVLITTKKGKEGKTKFDFSASTGAGSVTRFMKLMTTDQYLDMRRQAFRNDGIANYPAGDYDINGTWDQNRYTHWQKELIGGTSLINELRGNISGGSQYTQFLFSGSYYTQSTVFPGDFLYKKGNSHVNLNHKSKDNKFRLVFSAGYTIQNNDQPAFDLTATSTTLAPNAPALYDSSGNLNWENGTWNNPLANQQAENKSTTKDLVANTVLSYEIIPNLILKSNFGYTDLQHVESRTNPSTIYNPSFGITSANSTLYLNNSKRSSWIIEPQLNWEKELGKGKLGILLGSTFQQRNASRLFQSGSGFSSNALIYDLASAANRQVQMSDETIYKYQAFFGRINYNWNDLYIVNLTARRDGSSRFGPGNQFANFGAVGLAWLFSNENFLKNSSWLSFGKIRSSYGITGNDQIGDYQFLNTYNSSGVNYQNIIGLQPTRLFNADFGWEVNKKLEAALELGFLADKIFITGAWYQNRSSNQLVGIPLPGATGFTQLQANLDATVQNTGLEFTLRTVNYSNKNFNWTSNFNVSFSKNNLVSFPNLASSSYKNTYRIGEPLSILLRYKYTGLDPVTGIYQFKDENNDGKISSPDDKQTVINLNPDFFGGFQNQLSYKNWKLDFLFQFVKQQRESYAGVAGMINHPNRFVNSWQQQGDTSPYQMHTAGYNAVALTAQSLYSTSDAVATDASFIRLKTIAISYNLPLKSKELQCLFTINGQNLLTFTPYEDGDPESTIGFLPPLKVITAGIQLTF
- a CDS encoding TIR domain-containing protein codes for the protein MRDKNYSAFYVSEPFDECSLGAHATKDFVYYNMLRAWKGNDSSFPFKNAHDTTYSVRDSSDWETTLKPRIRERIRNSKNIILFLSSLTKSSRAIREEIDYAINSQKLPIIVVYTDFTEKSDIINCNQNVLNKRITDLWDNLPIFRDSMKAIPTMHIPNKKDLIKAALNDPDFMIDTKCNAGHYFYKC
- a CDS encoding helix-turn-helix transcriptional regulator, whose product is MAELTKEDTILQKKIAERIQFLRLKTGLSQTDFAQKHHIDRQVINRWESINNKRGVTIYSIQKFCKMLDITLKDFFDDERFKKDA